In the Ruminococcus sp. OA3 genome, one interval contains:
- a CDS encoding TIGR03960 family B12-binding radical SAM protein — protein sequence MRKLALSDEILLKIEKPARYIGNEINSVNKDPEKVDVRFCMCFPDVYEIGMSHLGIQILYDMFNQKENIWCERVYSPWPDLDRMMREKNIPLFALESQDPVKKFDFLGITIQYEMCYTNILQILDLSGIPLGAKERTWDDPIVIGGGPCTYNPEPLAPFFDLFYIGEGETVYFPLLDIYQTCRKNGESREEFLKKAASVPGIYVPSMYEVSYQEDGTLAAFTPLYDGIPEIVEKQVVMELSDTYYPKAPVVPFIKATQDRIVLEIQRGCIRGCRFCQAGMIYRPTRERDVEYLKNLAKELLKNTGHEEISLSSLSSSDYSKLQELLEFLIEECSRTNVNISLPSLRIDEFSLQVMEKVQDVKKSSLTFAPEAGTQRLRDVINKGLTEEDILDGAATAFKGGWNKVKLYFMLGLPTETEEDQKGIAHLSEKIAERYYEIPKDRRNGKCQINVSTSFFVPKPFTPFQWAAMCPQEEYLNRAKTVREEIRAQLNQKSIKYNWHEADVTVLEGLLARGDRRCAKVIQKAYEKGCIFDAWSEFFNYGNWQEAFKETGLDPDFYTMRERSEDEVFPWDFIDAGVSREFLLREWNLALSEKVTPNCRIQCSGCGANVYQGGVCIESKG from the coding sequence ATGAGAAAACTTGCTTTAAGTGATGAAATATTACTAAAAATTGAGAAGCCGGCCCGCTATATTGGGAATGAGATAAACTCGGTAAATAAAGACCCCGAAAAGGTTGATGTGCGTTTTTGCATGTGTTTTCCGGACGTGTATGAAATCGGGATGTCACATCTTGGAATTCAGATTCTGTATGATATGTTTAACCAGAAAGAGAACATCTGGTGTGAACGGGTTTATTCACCGTGGCCGGATCTGGACCGTATGATGCGGGAGAAGAATATCCCTCTTTTTGCACTGGAATCACAGGATCCGGTCAAAAAGTTTGATTTTCTGGGAATAACCATACAGTATGAAATGTGTTACACGAATATTCTGCAGATACTGGATCTGAGCGGTATTCCGCTCGGGGCAAAGGAGAGAACCTGGGATGACCCGATCGTTATCGGAGGAGGTCCGTGTACGTATAATCCGGAGCCTCTGGCCCCGTTTTTTGACTTGTTTTATATTGGGGAAGGAGAAACTGTTTATTTCCCGCTGCTGGATATTTACCAGACCTGCAGGAAAAATGGTGAGTCAAGAGAGGAATTCCTGAAAAAGGCAGCCTCGGTGCCGGGCATCTATGTCCCTTCGATGTATGAAGTTTCGTATCAGGAAGATGGTACACTGGCAGCTTTTACGCCGCTGTATGACGGAATTCCGGAGATTGTGGAAAAACAGGTTGTCATGGAGCTTTCAGACACCTATTATCCTAAAGCGCCCGTTGTACCGTTCATTAAAGCTACCCAGGATCGTATTGTACTTGAAATACAGCGGGGATGTATCCGTGGATGCCGTTTCTGCCAGGCGGGCATGATATACCGGCCAACCAGGGAACGGGATGTTGAATATCTGAAAAATCTCGCCAAAGAACTGCTGAAAAATACAGGACATGAAGAAATATCTCTGAGTTCACTGAGCTCCAGTGATTACTCAAAACTGCAGGAACTTCTGGAATTCCTGATCGAGGAGTGCAGCAGGACGAATGTCAATATTTCGCTTCCTTCTTTGAGAATTGATGAATTCTCACTTCAGGTCATGGAAAAAGTTCAGGATGTAAAGAAAAGTTCGCTTACTTTCGCACCGGAGGCAGGAACACAGCGTCTGCGTGATGTTATCAACAAGGGACTGACAGAAGAGGACATTCTGGATGGAGCAGCTACCGCATTTAAGGGTGGCTGGAATAAGGTAAAGCTGTATTTTATGCTGGGACTTCCGACCGAGACGGAGGAAGATCAGAAAGGAATCGCACATCTCTCAGAAAAGATAGCGGAGCGGTATTATGAGATTCCGAAAGACAGAAGAAATGGGAAATGCCAGATAAATGTCAGCACATCTTTTTTTGTGCCAAAACCATTTACCCCGTTTCAGTGGGCGGCGATGTGTCCGCAGGAAGAATACCTGAACCGGGCAAAGACAGTGCGGGAAGAGATCCGCGCACAGCTCAATCAGAAGAGTATAAAATACAACTGGCATGAGGCGGATGTGACGGTATTGGAAGGACTGCTTGCGCGTGGAGACAGACGCTGTGCAAAAGTCATACAGAAAGCTTATGAGAAAGGCTGCATTTTTGACGCCTGGAGCGAATTCTTTAATTACGGAAACTGGCAGGAGGCTTTTAAAGAGACAGGCCTGGATCCTGATTTTTATACAATGAGGGAACGGTCAGAGGATGAAGTATTCCCCTGGGATTTTATTGATGCAGGTGTTTCCAGGGAGTTCCTGCTGAGAGAATGGAATCTGGCACTGTCAGAAAAAGTGACGCCAAACTGCAGAATACAGTGTTCGGGATGCGGTGCGAATGTTTATCAGGGAGGAGTCTGCATTGAAAGTAAGGGTTAA
- a CDS encoding response regulator, which produces MENKISAKETLQLFCHKWFEQRDAKGAARYIADDVDFVGTGGNEAAQGRTEMEAYLYQDIEEMTEPFACDWSVIHEQPLTEGFHNLSMNMTLKNSKYTWYLRGFFTLARQEGKEWLIKSFHFAEPANSQQGSEHYPHTLVVEEIAMQRQEMLNDSVSGGMMGGYLEEGFPFYFVNWQMLKYLGYRNEEEFVADIEGLIANCMHLDDRGMVDREVMEQLKEKGEYVVEYRMKKKDSSYIWVRDLGRRMTAEDGRPAITSVCIDITHLKEAQEEILYLYNNIPGAVFRCRYDESFSVIDANEGLYEFLEYTREEFAEIGNSMARVTHPEDMQFIRERIFSQLQIGNTFHFERRLICKSGTVKWISLKGQLLTEKTNEPFLYCVCVDITEEKQLRERVKELYDKELAYFAELSATEGYLQGRLNVTRNQVESFISSAEVEIADSGDSFDEVVKSLADSAIDAEYGEGIRLTLNRKKVLADYAAGRTDYHFEFLRKNKNGGTFWGSTGFRSCLQPETRDIIVFFYTKDVTESKIQEQLLNKITALDYDSIIEIDMLHGSHRIINFDSGDEHQSCRQGMFRRAMRETADYCADETARKEYLEKLDLGYMREHLTWQDSYSFTVDMIDKDGAVRVKKYQIFYISKDLGRACVVCTDVTDVVHQEQRQKEELASALVAAEQANVAKTDFLSRMSHEIRTPMNAIIGMSAIAAQAVGDDERVAECISKIGISSRFLLSLINDILDMSRIESGKMLLKNEKIPLEEFINGLNSICYTQAAAKGVEYECIVDPVLDDYYVGDAMKLQQVLINILSNAIKFTREAGKVTFSTILHRKTKNGAVLRFIINDTGIGMDEEYLPHIFEPFSQESTGTTALFGGTGLGLSISKSIVDMMDGRITVRSIKGIGTEFMVDVKLGISEEEKLRHHQKKHEYHFSYLKTLVVDDDVAVCESAVVTLKEMGVTAEWVDSGRKAVDRVKELWEKGTHYDMILIDWKMPDMDGIETARCIRAIVGPEVTIIIVTAYEWSGIEHEAKLAGVNLLMSKPMFKSSLISAFTRALGEKEETEHREEEKADYNFAGKRVLLAEDNAINTEVAVMILESKGFLVDKAENGLRAMELFSKSGSGYYDAILMDIRMPLMDGLAASANIRHLSNEDAASIPIIAMTANAFDDDMEKSKAAGMNVHLAKPIDPDRLYQTLYHFIFEKDE; this is translated from the coding sequence ATGGAAAACAAGATTTCAGCTAAGGAGACGCTGCAGTTATTCTGTCATAAATGGTTTGAACAGCGCGATGCGAAAGGGGCGGCCCGCTATATAGCAGATGATGTTGACTTTGTGGGCACCGGGGGAAATGAGGCTGCACAGGGAAGAACGGAAATGGAGGCATATTTATACCAGGATATTGAAGAAATGACAGAGCCGTTTGCCTGCGACTGGTCTGTCATCCATGAGCAGCCGCTCACGGAGGGTTTCCATAATCTGTCCATGAACATGACGTTAAAAAACTCGAAATATACTTGGTATTTACGGGGGTTTTTCACCCTGGCACGGCAGGAAGGGAAAGAATGGCTGATAAAAAGCTTTCACTTTGCGGAACCGGCAAACAGTCAGCAGGGTTCGGAACATTATCCGCACACGCTGGTTGTTGAGGAGATCGCCATGCAGCGGCAGGAGATGCTGAATGATTCCGTGTCGGGAGGCATGATGGGCGGTTACCTGGAGGAGGGATTCCCATTCTATTTTGTCAACTGGCAGATGCTGAAATATCTGGGCTACAGAAATGAAGAAGAATTTGTGGCTGATATCGAAGGACTGATCGCTAACTGTATGCACCTGGATGACCGCGGGATGGTAGACCGGGAAGTGATGGAACAGCTGAAAGAAAAGGGCGAATATGTGGTGGAATACCGGATGAAAAAGAAAGACAGTTCCTACATCTGGGTCCGCGACCTGGGCAGGAGGATGACAGCGGAGGACGGAAGGCCTGCCATTACATCTGTCTGTATAGACATTACCCATCTGAAAGAAGCGCAGGAAGAGATTCTGTATCTTTATAATAATATTCCAGGTGCGGTTTTCCGCTGCCGATATGATGAATCTTTTTCAGTGATTGATGCGAACGAAGGTCTGTATGAATTTTTGGAATACACAAGAGAGGAGTTTGCAGAGATAGGAAATTCCATGGCACGTGTTACTCACCCGGAAGATATGCAGTTCATCAGAGAAAGAATCTTCAGTCAGCTGCAGATAGGAAATACGTTTCATTTTGAGAGACGGCTGATATGCAAGAGCGGCACTGTAAAGTGGATTTCTTTAAAAGGACAGCTCCTGACAGAAAAGACAAATGAACCGTTTCTTTACTGTGTGTGTGTGGACATTACAGAAGAAAAGCAGCTGAGAGAGCGCGTCAAAGAACTCTACGACAAGGAGCTGGCGTATTTTGCAGAGTTGTCCGCCACTGAGGGATATCTTCAGGGACGTCTGAATGTTACCAGAAACCAGGTCGAGAGTTTTATTTCCAGCGCTGAAGTAGAAATAGCCGATTCCGGTGACTCGTTTGATGAGGTTGTGAAGAGTCTGGCGGATTCGGCCATTGATGCAGAGTATGGGGAAGGAATAAGGCTTACCCTTAACAGGAAAAAGGTGTTGGCAGACTATGCAGCCGGAAGGACAGATTACCATTTTGAGTTCCTCCGAAAAAATAAAAATGGGGGAACCTTCTGGGGAAGCACCGGATTCCGTTCCTGTCTGCAGCCGGAAACCAGGGATATTATCGTGTTTTTTTACACAAAAGATGTTACTGAGAGTAAAATTCAGGAGCAGCTTCTCAACAAGATCACAGCGCTGGACTACGACAGCATAATTGAAATCGATATGCTTCATGGCAGTCACCGTATCATAAACTTCGACTCAGGGGATGAACATCAATCATGCCGTCAGGGAATGTTCCGTAGAGCAATGCGGGAGACGGCAGATTACTGCGCGGATGAAACTGCGAGGAAAGAATATCTGGAAAAGCTGGATCTTGGGTACATGAGAGAACACCTGACGTGGCAGGATTCCTACAGCTTTACGGTAGATATGATTGATAAAGACGGGGCCGTCAGGGTCAAAAAGTACCAGATTTTTTATATCAGCAAGGACCTGGGGCGTGCATGCGTAGTGTGCACGGACGTGACAGATGTGGTTCATCAGGAACAGCGTCAAAAGGAGGAGCTGGCGTCTGCCTTAGTAGCGGCAGAGCAGGCAAATGTTGCCAAGACAGATTTTCTGTCACGGATGAGTCATGAAATACGTACACCGATGAACGCGATCATAGGGATGAGTGCCATCGCGGCCCAGGCGGTCGGAGATGATGAGCGGGTAGCGGAATGTATATCCAAGATCGGCATTTCTTCCAGATTTCTGCTCTCTCTCATTAATGACATTCTGGATATGAGCCGGATCGAGAGTGGAAAAATGCTGCTGAAAAACGAAAAGATTCCGCTGGAGGAATTTATTAACGGACTGAATTCTATTTGTTATACGCAGGCCGCTGCTAAGGGCGTTGAATATGAATGTATTGTGGATCCGGTGCTGGACGACTATTACGTGGGGGATGCCATGAAACTTCAGCAGGTGCTGATCAACATTCTCAGCAATGCCATCAAATTTACGAGAGAAGCGGGTAAGGTCACATTTTCCACGATTCTGCACAGGAAGACCAAGAACGGTGCCGTCCTGCGTTTTATCATCAATGATACCGGAATCGGGATGGACGAAGAATATCTTCCTCATATCTTTGAGCCTTTTTCGCAGGAATCAACAGGGACCACGGCTCTGTTCGGTGGAACCGGACTTGGGCTTTCCATATCAAAGAGTATTGTAGACATGATGGATGGCAGGATCACAGTGCGGTCTATCAAAGGTATCGGTACGGAATTTATGGTGGATGTAAAGCTTGGAATCTCAGAGGAAGAAAAACTCCGTCACCATCAGAAGAAGCACGAATATCACTTCTCCTATCTTAAAACCTTAGTAGTGGATGACGATGTAGCTGTCTGTGAGAGTGCCGTTGTGACGCTGAAGGAGATGGGGGTGACTGCTGAATGGGTGGACAGCGGAAGAAAAGCTGTTGACCGGGTAAAAGAACTCTGGGAAAAAGGTACGCATTATGATATGATTCTGATCGACTGGAAAATGCCTGATATGGATGGTATAGAAACTGCCAGATGTATCCGGGCCATTGTCGGACCGGAGGTTACGATCATCATAGTGACAGCTTATGAATGGAGCGGCATCGAACACGAGGCGAAACTGGCAGGTGTTAATCTGCTGATGAGCAAACCGATGTTCAAGTCTTCTCTTATTTCTGCTTTTACCAGGGCACTGGGAGAAAAAGAAGAGACGGAACACCGGGAGGAAGAAAAAGCAGATTACAATTTTGCCGGCAAACGTGTACTGCTGGCGGAGGATAATGCTATCAATACGGAGGTCGCCGTGATGATCCTGGAGAGTAAAGGATTCCTGGTCGATAAGGCGGAGAATGGACTGCGTGCCATGGAACTGTTCAGCAAGTCCGGTTCGGGGTATTATGATGCGATTCTTATGGATATCCGGATGCCACTGATGGATGGACTGGCTGCTTCAGCGAATATCCGTCATCTCAGTAATGAAGATGCAGCAAGCATCCCGATCATCGCGATGACTGCGAACGCTTTTGATGATGATATGGAAAAGAGCAAAGCGGCCGGAATGAATGTCCATCTTGCGAAACCAATCGATCCGGACAGGCTGTACCAGACACTGTATCATTTTATCTTTGAGAAGGATGAGTAA
- a CDS encoding sensor domain-containing diguanylate cyclase — protein sequence MKKNVLLRTNLLVCVIIIIGFFITAVISYQTNWDVYEKDIEQVSNLTMESISHQIDSNFTKPVNISLTMANDSLLKNFLNDENEHLEDQDFIHTMREYLETYRVKYDYDSVFLVSTQTQRYYHFNGLDRTLTPDNPENDWYYTFLETKDDYSLNIDNDEAAQNEITVFINAKIYDQAGETMGIVGVGFRVDTLQQLLLEYENEFEVRAYLVDPKGTIEISTDRTGYEDSDLFTALRYSKLEENILGNTEDRQEFWYGSQNIKGYLVSQFIPNLGWFLLVDHDTSALSRQLMIQLIRAVVVIFAVIVSVLLTITGIIRKYNRQVIKLTVAREQEHQAAFMKATEQMYENIYELDITHNRAASEATEQYFESLGAPRGTPYDEALKIIAQKQIKEEYRLGYITTFSSGHVLEAYQRGTENLCYDFMISTDGEEYYWMRINAHIFTWQEDNSVRMLTYRQNIDAEKRREHVMFDKMQRDSLTWLYNKAATQEHIRSLLEESCEQFAFFILDVDEFKLVNDRFGHAAGDKVLIDFAQTVKSQFGDGDVVGRIGGDEFVAFSQIRDHEAAEKKAGALTEVLRREVDTDSGICRITSSIGVAVTSDGGSDFETLYRNADMALYQAKNRGKNGFVIYGTEKNTDDSGS from the coding sequence ATGAAAAAGAATGTATTACTGCGCACGAACCTTCTGGTCTGTGTCATCATTATTATTGGATTCTTTATAACCGCAGTTATCAGCTATCAGACTAACTGGGATGTTTATGAAAAGGATATAGAACAGGTTTCCAATTTAACAATGGAAAGCATTTCCCATCAGATAGATTCTAATTTTACGAAACCGGTGAACATTTCTCTGACAATGGCAAATGACAGTCTTTTGAAGAATTTTCTAAATGATGAAAATGAGCATCTGGAAGATCAGGATTTTATTCATACGATGCGTGAGTATCTGGAAACATACCGTGTGAAATATGACTACGATTCAGTATTTCTCGTCTCAACGCAGACTCAGCGGTATTATCATTTCAATGGACTTGACCGTACACTGACCCCCGACAATCCGGAAAATGACTGGTATTATACATTTTTGGAAACAAAGGATGATTATTCCCTGAATATAGACAATGATGAGGCAGCTCAAAACGAGATCACTGTGTTTATCAATGCCAAAATATATGATCAGGCCGGAGAGACCATGGGGATCGTGGGCGTTGGATTCCGCGTGGATACTCTTCAGCAGCTGCTGCTGGAGTATGAAAATGAGTTTGAGGTCAGGGCTTATCTTGTGGATCCCAAGGGAACGATTGAGATCTCTACAGACCGGACCGGATATGAGGATTCTGATCTGTTTACGGCTTTACGTTACTCAAAGCTTGAGGAAAATATCCTGGGAAACACGGAAGACCGGCAGGAGTTCTGGTATGGCAGTCAAAATATAAAAGGATATTTAGTTTCTCAGTTTATACCGAATCTCGGATGGTTCCTGCTTGTCGATCATGATACTTCTGCGCTCAGCCGGCAGCTCATGATTCAGCTGATAAGGGCTGTGGTGGTTATATTTGCAGTGATTGTATCTGTGCTGCTGACGATCACCGGCATTATCAGAAAATATAACCGGCAGGTGATTAAACTTACGGTAGCCAGAGAGCAGGAGCATCAGGCTGCATTTATGAAAGCCACGGAACAGATGTATGAAAATATATACGAACTGGATATCACACATAACCGGGCGGCCAGTGAGGCAACAGAACAATATTTCGAAAGTCTTGGAGCACCCAGGGGAACTCCCTACGATGAGGCGCTTAAAATCATTGCACAAAAGCAGATCAAAGAGGAATACCGTCTGGGGTATATCACCACATTTTCCTCTGGGCATGTACTTGAGGCGTATCAGAGGGGTACAGAAAACCTGTGTTATGATTTTATGATCAGTACGGATGGTGAGGAGTATTACTGGATGAGGATCAATGCCCATATCTTCACATGGCAGGAAGACAACTCAGTACGGATGCTGACTTACCGCCAGAATATCGATGCGGAGAAACGCAGGGAACACGTTATGTTTGATAAAATGCAGAGGGATTCTTTGACCTGGCTTTATAATAAAGCCGCCACCCAGGAACATATCCGCTCCCTGCTGGAGGAGTCATGTGAACAATTTGCGTTCTTTATTCTGGATGTCGATGAATTTAAGCTGGTCAATGACAGGTTTGGCCATGCTGCCGGAGATAAAGTCCTGATCGATTTCGCTCAGACTGTGAAGTCCCAGTTCGGAGACGGCGATGTCGTAGGACGTATAGGCGGTGATGAATTTGTGGCTTTCTCACAGATAAGAGATCATGAAGCGGCAGAAAAAAAAGCAGGAGCCCTTACAGAGGTTCTGCGCCGTGAAGTAGATACTGATTCAGGCATTTGCAGAATTACGTCAAGCATCGGGGTGGCTGTTACCTCGGATGGCGGCAGTGATTTTGAGACACTTTACAGGAATGCGGATATGGCTCTTTATCAGGCGAAGAACAGAGGAAAAAACGGCTTTGTCATTTACGGTACAGAGAAGAATACGGATGATTCAGGGTCGTAA